A window of the Anoplopoma fimbria isolate UVic2021 breed Golden Eagle Sablefish chromosome 17, Afim_UVic_2022, whole genome shotgun sequence genome harbors these coding sequences:
- the b3galt6 gene encoding beta-1,3-galactosyltransferase 6, producing the protein MNLLRLVCRHKTALVIGTVCSFAVVLVFLAKCTSETLKQGHQDPPGLAPRANALPSRPEQHNPASTSKDLSAFLVVLITTGPKYTERRSIIRSTWLAKRDSDVLAMFVVGTQGLSSEDLQNLNTEQGRHKDLLLLPDLRDSYENLTLKLLHMYSWLDQNVEFKFVLKADDDTFARLDLLKDELKGKEPNRFYWGFFSGKGRVKTAGKWRESSWELCDYYLPYALGGGYFLSADLVRYVHLNAGYFKSWQSEDVSLGAWLAPLDVRRTHDPRFDTEYKSRGCNNKYLVTHKQSLEDMLEKHQTLQRDGRLCKEEVKLRLSYIYDWSVPPSQCCQRKDGIP; encoded by the coding sequence ATGAATCTGTTGCGATTAGTGTGCCGCCACAAGACGGCCCTGGTCATCGGCACTGTGTGCAGCTTTGCTGTGGTTCTGGTCTTCTTGGCTAAATGTACCTCAGAAACCCTGAAACAGGGCCACCAGGATCCTCCAGGCCTGGCCCCTCGTGCCAATGCTTTGCCATCCCGTCCAGAGCAGCACAATCCAGCTTCCACGTCCAAAGACTTGTCGGCATTCCTGGTGGTCCTCATCACAACCGGACCTAAGTACACAGAGCGTAGGAGCATCATCCGCAGCACCTGGCTGGCCAAGCGGGACTCTGATGTTCTGGCTATGTTTGTGGTCGGAACTCAAGGTCTATCCAGTGAGGACCTTCAGAACCTTAACACAGAGCAAGGGCGGCACAAGGACTTGCTCCTACTGCCTGACTTGCGAGATTCTTACGAGAACTTAACACTCAAGCTGCTGCACATGTACTCCTGGCTGGACCAGAATGTGGAGTTCAAGTTTGTCCTCAAAGCAGATGATGACACATTTGCTCGTTTGGACCTCCTTAAGGACGAGCTGAAGGGGAAAGAGCCCAACCGGTTCTACTGGGGCTTCTTCTCAGGGAAAGGGCGAGTGAAAACTGCCGGGAAGTGGCGGGAAAGCTCTTGGGAGCTTTGTGACTACTACCTGCCCTACGCACTGGGTGGGGGCTACTTCCTCTCGGCTGACCTGGTACGATATGTGCATCTTAATGCAGGCTACTTCAAGTCTTGGCAGAGTGAGGATGTGTCGCTGGGCGCCTGGCTGGCACCATTGGATGTTCGGCGGACACATGACCCACGCTTTGATACAGAGTATAAATCTCGTGGATGCAACAACAAATACCTGGTGACACATAAGCAGAGTCTGGAGGacatgttggaaaaacaccAGACTCTGCAGCGTGACGGCAGGCTCTGCAAGGAGGAGGTTAAGCTGCGACTGTCCTATATTTATGACTGGAGTGTGCCACCCTCACAGTGCTGCCAAAGGAAGGATGGCATTCCTTAa
- the tmem167b gene encoding protein kish-B codes for MTNVYSFDGILVFGLLFICTCAYLKKVPRLNSWLLSEKKGVWGVFYKAAVIGTRLHIAVAISCLAMAFYVVFLK; via the exons ATGACAAATG TGTACTCTTTCGATGGCATCCTGGTTTTTGGGCTGCTGTTCATCTGCACTTGTGCATACCTCAAGAAGGTCCCCCGCCTCAACAGCTGGCTGCTGTCCGAGAAGAAAGGAGTGTGGGGCGTCTTCTACAAAG CTGCGGTAATTGGGACCCGGCTTCACATTGCAGTGGCAATTTCCTGTTTGGCCATGGCGTTCTACGTTGTCTTCTTAAAATGA